Genomic segment of uncultured Fibrobacter sp.:
GCGGAAGTCGATGTTTTCCTGGATCTTGACGAGCACGTCCTGGAGCACATCGTTGATCTTCTTGCCATCGACAACGGCGTTCTTGAGGTCTTCGACAGAGGCGATAGCCTGAGTTTCGACAGCCTTCACAGCCATGTTGGCGAGAGCGACGAAGTCGTCGTTGTTGGAAACCGGTTCAGTTTCGCAAGAGAGTTCGAAAGCAGCAGCCTTGTCGGCGGTTTCGATGAGGTAGATGCGGCCTTCCTTAGCGGCCTTGTCAGCGCGCTTGGCGGCAACAGCAGCACCCTGCTTGCGGAGGAGTTCAACGGCCTTGTCCATGTCGCCGTCAGTTTCGGTGAGGGCCTTCTTGCACTGCATCATGCCCACGCCAGTCTTCTGACGGAGTTCGTTAACGAGGGAAGCGGTAATCTGCATATTACTTTTCTTCCTCGCCGTTGTCGAACTTCTTAGCTTCTTCCTTGTCGGCCTTCTTGTCAGCAGTACGCTTCTGGACGTTAGCTGCGATGTAGTCGACGATGAGCGTGAGAGACTTCACGGCGTCGTCGTTAGCCGGAATCGGATAGTCCACGAGAGTCGGGTCGACGTTCGTGTCGCAAATGCCGATGATAGGAATGTGGAGGCGGCGAGCTTCAGCCACGGCGATCTTTTCGTGAGCGAGGTCGGTCACGACGAGGAGGCCCGGGAGGTTCACCATTTCACGGATGCCACCGAACACGGAAAGGAGCTTTTCGCGTTCACGGTTCTTGTCGAGGACTTCCTTCTTGGAGAGAGCCTGGAAAGTACCATCAGCTTCCA
This window contains:
- the rpsB gene encoding 30S ribosomal protein S2 gives rise to the protein MANLPSVEDLLAAGSHFGHQTQRWNPKMKPYILAEKNGIYVLNLSKTRELLEEAAKAAAKISESGKTVLFVGTKPTARQCVLDAAASCNQFSVTNRWLGGMLTNFQTVRKSIKKIDKIDAMEADGTFQALSKKEVLDKNREREKLLSVFGGIREMVNLPGLLVVTDLAHEKIAVAEARRLHIPIIGICDTNVDPTLVDYPIPANDDAVKSLTLIVDYIAANVQKRTADKKADKEEAKKFDNGEEEK